The genome window GCGACGCCTGCGCCTTCGGTGGCGAACCACAGGTCGCCATCCGGGCTTTGAGCGATGCGGTTCATCCTGCGCGCGCCATCGCCCAGGTCGAGCACCTCTTCGAATACGGGCGCATCGGTCGTGCTCTGGGGCATGCGGGCGCGCACCACCTTGCCGTCCCAGGCGCCGAGCCAGAGGTCGCCGTTGGCCGTGAAGCACAGCACCCGCGCGCCGTTGAACGGTCCGCCCTTTTCCCTGCCATAAGTGGTGAAGCGTATGCCATCGTAGCGCATCAAGCCCTTCTCCGTGCCCAGCCACAGCAGGCCATGCCGGTCGATGCCCATCGAATACACATGCTCTGCCGCGCAGCCATCGGCTTCGGTGAAGGTGCGGAAGGCCTTGCCGTCCCAACGGCTGAGCCCCTTGCCGCGCGTGCCGATCCAGATCACGCCGCGCGGATCCTCGAGCAGGCTGTGGATGCCCTTGTTCGGCAGTCCGTTCTCGCTGCCATATGTGCGGAAGGCACGGCCATCGTAGCGGCACAATCCGCCCATGCTGGTGCCGATCCAGAGCTCGCCGTTACGCGCCGCGCAGAGGCTGAGGATCACGTTGTCGCTCAGGCCATGCTCGAGTCCGAAGGTGGTGAAGCTGCGCCCATCGAAGCGCACGAGTCCGCCGCCATTGCTTCCGAACCAGCGCAAGCCGTCGCGATCCACAGCGCCGCTCCAGAAGGCATCCACGGGCAGGCCGTCATCGGCGGTGTAAGTGCGCAGGAAAGGGCGCGGCGCGATCGCCTCCCTGCTGCTATTCGCCTGCGCGGGAAGAAGCGCGGGCCATTGACGCACGGTTGGGGGCGGAAGATGTGCGATGTCGAGCATCGACGTGTCCACGACCTCGGTGCGACCCTTCGCTTGAATGAGAGCGGGCCTGGTTGGTGCCGATGGCGTGGGCGGTGCGGTGCAGGAAGCCAGGGTGATGGCACAAGCGGCGATCCATCGGATCGGAGTGAACCGGCTTGACGGGTCAACCGGGCCTTGCATGTTTGCCAAAGTAGAACGCCGGCTCGGTTCGAAGGTGAGCAGAGCTAGCCCACCACCCTCCCGATCTCACCCACGAGATCCTCTTTCTTGAACGGTTTCGGGATGAAGCCGTCCATGCCGGCATCGAAGCAGCGCTGGCGTTCGGCGGCCATGACGTTCGCGGTCATGGCAAGGATGGGGGTGTTGGCCTTGTCGCCGGAGAGCGCGCGGATGGCGCGGGTCGCGTCGTATCCATCCATCACGGGCATCTGGATATCCATGAGCACCACGTTGTAGCGGTTGCCCTTCACCGATTCCACCGCCTGAGCGCCGTTCATGGCATGATCCACTTTCGCGCCAGGGAACCATTCCTCCAATTCGGTGCGCGCCACAAGGGCATTGAACTCGTTGTCCTCCACGAGCAGTATGCGCATGCTCTTGGGAGGCATCGATGCTGGAGCCTTGCGGGTTGATTGACGCGGCGCGATCGACTTCGTCGGAGGTGCTACCGGAGCGCCGCTGGCCGCAACGATGCGTTCCACGCGGCGGCGGGCCAGGGATCCCCCATCCCTTGAAGTGAACGACGGCAAGGCCGTGAAGGTGAGGCCGGACGCGCCCTTGACCTGTTCGTAGGTGGTGGCGCTGATGGTGACCTGATCCACTTCGCTGCTGGCTTCTAATTCGTTCGCGGTATCCACGGTGCTGCCCCAGATGTCGTACTGGAATTTCCGCTGGCCCACCACGCCGGCCACCAGCGGACCGGAATGCACAGCGGCGCGCATGGCGAAGGCCACCTGCCCTTGAGCGATCCGTTCGGCCCGGCGCTCGGCGATGGTCTCCTGCATCTCCAGAGCGGCATGCACCCCATGGAGCGCGGCATCCGGCATGGGTTGCGGCAAGCCACCCACGGCGAGGTAGGCATCGCCGATGGTCTTGATCTTCTCCAGGCCGTGCTTCTCCATGATCCGGTCGAATGCGGAAAAGCAAATGTTGAGTTCGCTCACCAGTTCATCGGCGCTCATCTGCTCGCTCATGCCCGTGAAGTCCTTGAAGTCGGTGAAGATCACTGTGGACTGTTCCACGAATGTGGTCTCCGTGGTGCCCTTCTGCTTCAGCTCGATGGCGACTTCGCGTGGCAGGATGTTGTTCAGCAGATCCTCACTGCGGTCCTTCTCGCGGCGCAACTGGCTGGTGCGGATTCGCACCGTGCGCCTCAAGCTGCCGGTGTATGCGAGCACGCCGCCGATCACGACGATGCCGCACAGTGTGAAGAACCACCAGGTCTGCCACCACGGCGGATGAACCACGAGGGTGAACGAGGTCCCTTGCTCGTCCCAATAGCCATCGCGGTTGCTTCCGCGCACACGGAAAGCGTAAGTGCCGGGATCGAGGTTGGTGTAGATGGCGCTGTGGATGCCCTGCGTGGCGATCCAATCGGCGTCGAAGCCTTCCAGCTTGTATTGATACCGGTGCGTGCCGGGCGACGAGTACTCCATGGTGGCGAACTCGAACGTGACCATGTTGTCGCTGTAGGGGATCTCCATCCCGGTACTGCGGAATGGCGGCTCCGCGAGCGGGGATCCCTCGGCTCTGAGCGTGATGGATTCATTGCGCAGCTTGATGTCGGTGATGCGCACGATGGCCGGCCGCGTGTCGTCCTGCAGCTCCTTAGGGTCGAAGGTGTTGAGTCCACCGACCCCTGCGAAGCAGAATGTGCCATCGGGCAGCTTGCAGTAACCGTAGCGATTGAACTCGTCGTTCTGCAAGCCATCGCCGGCGGTGAATAGCCGGAAGGTCTCCGCGATGGGATCGAAGCGCGCGATGCCCTTGTTGGTGCTCATCCACAATTGGCCGTCGTCATCGGCGAGCACGCCATACACCACATCGTTGGGCAGGCCTTCCTTGGTGGTGTAGCGTTTCACCTTGCCGGTACGCGTGTCGAAGCGGTTGAGGCCGCCACCGTTGGTGCCGATCCAGAGGTAATGGTCCGGTTCTTCGGGATCGCCGATGATGGAGAAGAGGATGTCCACGCTGAGCGATTCCGGATCATCGGGATCGTTCCGGTAATGCTCCCACTTGCCCGATGCGCGATGGAAGCGGAAGAGGCCCTTCACCGAGGCAAGCCAGAAGACGCCCTGCGGATCGCGGTGGATGTCCTGAACGAAGAGGTAGGGGTTGTTCACCGGTGTTACCGGATAGGGCCAGCGCGCGTAGCGCTCACTCACCGGGTCGAACCAGAACAGGCCGCTGTCCACGCCGAACCAGATGGTGTCGTCGATGAGCTTCAGCGGGAAGCAACTGCTGATTGCGGGCAGCGCGGGATCGCTTCCATCCTTGGGGATCACGCGGCGCAAGGCGGCCTTGCCGTGATCATAGCGGACCAGTCCGCCTTTGCCGGCCCAATAGGCGCCGCTGCGGTCCTGCAGTACGGCATCGTTGCCGAAGAAGCCCTCGGTGAAACCCGTTCGCGCCCGCACTTCCTGGATGCCGATGCGCCAATCGTACGCGCGCTGCTTCGGATCGTACTGGCTCATGAAGTTGCCTTCGCAGAGCACCAGCTTGCCGTTGTTGCCGGGCACCATGTAACGCACGCTGGGTCCGGGCATCACGTTGAAGCGCTCGATCCGCGGGTCGTAGGTGAGGAGGCCGTAGCCCGAGAGACCCAGCCAGATCAAGCCGTTGCGGTCGCGGTACACGCACTTCACATAGGGCATGAAGGGACGTTGCTCGGGCGCTTCTGCTTGAATGCTATGGACCTTGCCCGTTGCGGGGTCGATGCGCGTGAGGTTGCCCGCGCGCGTGGGCAGCCAGAGCGCGCCGTTGGCATCCACCGATGCGCCGTGGCCGGTGACAATGCCCGCCTCATGCGAGAGCTCGAACAGGGTGCGCAGCTCGTTCGTGGCGCGATCCACCTCCATCACGCCCCGGTTGTGCACGTTGTAGAGCCGGCCGCGCACGGTGTCCTCCAGCGCCGAATTGCCCGGACGACCTTCTTCGCGCGCATTCGGATCAGTCTTCGCTCCGACTTCGACCATGGCGTGCACGCGGAGTTCGGGATCCTGGGTGTCTATCGCATAGGGCATGTCGTCGGTCGCGCTACGCAGCCAACCGCGCGAATCGACCATCACGGCTTGGATCGCCTGCACCGAATGCACGTAGGTGAAGCCCCACGGGCCATCGAGCGGCTCGTTCGGCGCTTTGGCCGCGATGCGCGTGATGCCGTGGTTGGTGGAGACCCAGATGTTGTTGAGCGCATCGCAGGCCAGATGATTCACCGTATGACCCTGCAGCACGGGCACCGGCGTGGCTCCCAGTACCTGCGCGAACACATCGGTGCTTGGCAGGTGGTGGAAGGTCTCGGTGGCTCGGTCGAAGACATCCAGGCCCGTGGGCGTGCCCACCCAGAGGCGCCCGGCGCGATCCTCGAGGATGGTGTTGATGAAGCTGTTGCGCACGGTGGTGCTGTCCGTGGCACCGTGGCGGTACACCTTGAAGGAATAGCCGTCATAGCGGTTCAGCCCATCCTTCGTAGCGAACCACATGAAGCCGTAACGGTCCTGCGTGATGGCGTGCACCATGCCTTGCGAGAGGCCGTCCTTGATGGAGATATGACGGAATTGGATGGTGACGGTGTCTCGAAGGAGGGCTTGGGCGGAGGTGCCGAACGGAACCATGCACGAAAGCACGATGAGCGATACGGCTATGGTAACGTGCGCTCTCATCCCCTCTCCACGAAGTACATCCCTATTTCCCCTTTGCCTTTCACGGGCAAGCGGCCGCGCGGGGTGAAATGGAGCGCAGGCCCTGTTGGGTGTTGACGGATCGCGGGTTGCGGGTTGGGTCCGTTCCCACCATCCTGCGCGACTTTCACCAGCGCATAGGTCTCTTCACTGATATTCACCTTGCCTGCTTCGCCGGTGCTTTCCATGCGGCTGGCCACGTTCACGGCATCGCCCCAGATGTCGTACTGGAATTTCTTCACGCCTACGATTCCTGCCACGATGGGGCCGGTGTGGATGCCGATGCGCAGGCCGATGGCGGGCTTGCCCTCGGTGGCACGCTGCGCGGCGCGCGCGGTCATGAAGTCCTGCATCTCCAGCGCGGCCTTCACCACCTCGATGGGCGAACCGCGATCAGGGTCAGGGAGGCCTCCCGCGCACAGGTAGGAGTGGCCGATGGTCTTGATCTTCTCGACGCCATGGGCGGCGACGATGCCATCGAAGGCGATGAAGCAGGTGTTCAGTTCCTGAACCAGTTCGCGCGCGCTCATCTGGTCGCTGGCCTGCGCAAGGCCTTCGAGGTGGGCGAAGAGGATCGTAGCGCGATCGAAGTGGCGCGCGGCGGCGTTGCCGGTGTCCTTCAGCTCGTTGGCGACATCGGCGGGCAGGATGTTGCGGAGCAGGGCTTCGCTGCGCTCCTTCTCCTGTTCCAGTTCGAGCGAGCGCAGGCGCACGGTGCGCTCCAGGCTCACGATGTAGAAGACGACACCACCGATGACGAAGGCCGCGCAGAGCGTGTAGAACCACCAGGTCTTCCACCAGGGTGGCAGCACTTCGAGCGTGAAGGATGTGCCCACGGTGTCCCACACACCGTCCCGATTGTCGCCGCGCACGCGGAAGGTGTAGGTGCCGGGATCGAGGTTGGTGTACACAGCGGAGCGCGCGTTGCCGGCCATGACCCAATCGGGATCGAATCCTTCGAGCATGTACTGGTAGCGGTGCTCCTCGGGCGCTGCGAATTCGAGCGTGGCGAACTCGAAGGTGACCATGTTGGCAGCGTACGGGATGCGCATGCCGCTGCTCATGTACGGCGGCGTGCTCAAGGGCGCGCCGGCTGCGCGGAAGTCGATGTCGCGGTTGAGGAGCTTGACAGCCGTGATGCGGATGACGTGCGCAGTGCTGTCCTCCTTGAGCTCACGCGGATCGAAGACGTTGAAGCCGTTGATGCCGCCGAAGCAGAGCGTGCCATCGGCCAGGCGCGCGAAGGCGTTGCGGTTGAACTCATCGTCCTGCAAGCCGTCGCCGGACACGAAGTTGCGAAAGGCCTGTGTTCGCGGATCGAAGCGCGCGATGCCCTTGTTGGTGCTCATCCACAGGCGGCCATCGTCGTCGGGGAGGATGCCGTACACCACGTTGTTCGGCAGGCCCTCGGCCGTGGTGAATCGCTTGACGATGCCGGTGCTCTTCTCGAAGCGGCAGAGGCCGCCGCCCATGGTGCCGATCCAGAGGTAGCGGTCCGGTTCGTTGGGATCGGCCGCGATGCAGAAGAGGATGTCGGCTGCGAGCGTCTCGGCATTCTTCGGCTCGTGCGTGAAGTGCTTCCAGGCGCGAGCCTCCAGGTCGAAACGCAGGAGTCCCTTCAAGGTGCCGAGCCAGAGGATGCCCTGCGCATCACGGTGGATCGCCTGCAGGAAGTTGTAGGGTTCGTTGACCGGCGGGATGGGGTAGGCGGCGAGACCGAATTCGCGTGTGCGCAGATCGAACCAATGGAATGCCGCCGCGCCGAACCAGAGCGTGTCGCCGGTGACCTCGAACGGGAAGCAGGTTTGCGAAGGCGGGGCGAGCTGGCCCGACGGCAACGGAGGAATGAACTGCTCCGCGACGCGCCTTTCGGGATCGTAGCGCCCCAATCCACCGGCAGTGAACCAGATCGCGCCAGCTGCATCCGGCGCCAGGGCCTCGGTGCCCGGATACAACCTGAAGTTCACCGTTTCGGCCCTGAGGTCGGCCAGGCTGAACACACGGCGATGCCTGACCGGATCATAGATGGTGAGGAAGTTCGATTCGTTCAGGAGCAGGCGCCCATCGCGCATGGGGGCCATGTAGCGCACGCTGTTGCCGGTCACCGGGTTGAAACGGTCCACGCGCGGGTCGTACGTGAGCAGGCCATAGCCGGTGGTGCCGAGCCAGATGAGCCCATTGCGGTCGCGGTAGCTGCACTTCACGAACTCGAGAACGGGCCGGATGTCCGAGGCCTCGGTGCTGATCCTTGTGATGGAGCTGTCGGCGGGGTCGAATCGGAGCATCAGGCCCCCTTGGGCCGGAAGCCATATCCTTCCGTCGGCATCGAGGGCGATGCGATAGGGAATGACGAGGATGCGCAGCTCGGGGAACTCGCGCAGGGTGGTGCTGCGGTTGGTTGCGGGATCGATCTGCGTGACGCCGTACGGATTCACGCCATAGAGCTTGTTGTGTACGGTGTCCTCAACCACGAGGATGTCGGTGCGCGGGAACTCCGAACCATCGAACTCGTACTTGTCCGGCCGGTCGAGGCGGATGGTGTCGAGACGCAGCGCCTTGTCGCGCGTGTCGATGGCGAACGCGAATTGGTCGCGAACGTGGCCCCGCAAAACTCCCGCGCGATCGATGGTGGCACGCGTCCAATCGCTTGCGGGGAGGACCGTACGCATGGTCACGCGCTCGGGATCCAGCGGACCACTGGCGGGCACTTCGACGCGCGTGAGGCCACGGTTGGTGGTGACCCAGATATTGCCCGCCGGATCCTCCTGCACATCCGTGCATCCGCAGCCGCTCATCACCTCTTCGGTGCGCGTGGTTCTCAGGATGGCTCCGGCTTCCAGGCACGGCAGGTGGATGAACTCCTCGCGCTGGCGATCGAACAGGTCGAGGCCCGAGCTGGTGCCCACCCAGAGGCGGCCCTTGCTGTCCTCGAGCAGCACGTTGGTGTAGCTGTTGCGCACGGTGGTGCTGTCCGAGGGGTCGTGGCGGTACACGGTGAAGGTGTAGCCGTCGTAACGGTTCAGGCCATCCTTGGTGGCGAACCACATGAACCCGTAGTTGTCCTGCATGATCCAATTGACCATGCCCTGCGAGAGGCCGTCCTTGATGGAGCGGTGGCGGAACTGGAGGGCGACGGTGTCGATCTGGGCAGCACCAGTCAACGCCGAACCCCACACGCCGAGCGCGAGCAACAGACGCAAAAGGAGGTGCTGTGTACGCGGCGGCATGGCCTGCCCGGCTTAAGTGCAGAGGTGCAGAGCCGAAAGTAGGGGACACCCAGTGAACGGACGAGCCGCGCAGGGTCAAGCGCGCTCCACGAAGTACATCTCCAATTCCCCCTTGCCCTTCGCCTGCACTTTGCCGCGCGGGGTGAACGTGAGACCGGTCTCGCCCTTCACGAGTTCATAAGTCGCCTCGCTGATGTTGATGTGTCCGGCCTCACCGCTGCTCTCCATGCGGCTCGCGGTGTTCACCGTATCGCCCCAGATGTCGTACTGGAACTTCTTCACACCCACGATGCCGGCCACGACGGGGCCGGTGTGCAGGCCCACGCGCATTTCGAAAGCGGGCTTGCCTCGTGCATCGCGTTCCTGCTTTCGTGCGCGCATGAACGCTTGCATCTCCAGCGCCGCGTGCACGACGTCAGCAGGTGATGAGGTATTCGGGTCCGGCACACCGCCGGCGCACATGTACGCATCGCCGATTGTCTTGATCTTCTCGATGCCATGGGCGGTGATGATGTGGTCGAAGGCCTTGAAGCACGTGTTCAGCTCTTCCACCAGTTCAGCAGGCGTGAGCTGCTCCGCAACGGAAGTGAAGCCTTTGAAATCGGTGAAGAGTATGGTGACGTTTTCGAAGTGCCGGGCATCCGCGTGGCCTTTGGACTTCAGCTCGTCGGCGACTTCCTCCGGCAGGATGTTCAGCAGCAGTTCATCGCTGCGGTGAAGGGCTCGTTGGGTGCGTCTCCGCTGGCGGTAGCTCACGCTGCCGAACACCACTGCCACCAGTCCGGCGGCTAGCAGTAGGTTGCGCCGGGAGCGTTCTTTGGCGATGGTGACCTCCGCATCGTTCTGGCGTTGCACGGCCAGCAGGCTGTCGGCCAGTTGCCGTTTCTCGAAGTCGAGCGTCAACGCTGCATCGCTGAGGCTCCGGGCGGACTCGGTGTTGATGGTGGAATCGAGGAGGGCATGGTAGCGCTTGAAGTAGCGCAACGCTTCGCGCGTGTCCCCCAGGCCTTCGTGCGCTTCCGCCAGCGGGAAAAGGTTGTCCAGTTCCTCCTTGCGCAGGTGATGTTCCTCGGCCAAGGCCAGGCCGGCCATGGCCCATTCCCTGGCCGCGCGGAAATCCTTCGCGCACACGCATGCCATGGCCATGCGGGACCGGATCCAGCTTCTGCCCGGCGGGTTGTAGGGATCTGCATCGATGGCGGCCAACGACAAGCGGAATTCGGCCAATGCACCGGCACAATCACCGCGGTCCATCATCAGGTCGCCGCGCATCCAATTGATCATCCGCTCGCGATCCACGCCCCCATCAAGCTCAATGACGCGCGTGGCACTGTCCAACCAGGCCATGGCCGCAGGCAGGTCCTCCATGGCTTTGTATTGGTCGGCGATGCGCAACATCACATCCACCTCGTGCTCGGGCCGGCGATGACGTACCAAGGCGAGGTTGCGCTCATAGTAGGCGATTGACCGGTCGTTGATGCCCTGGGTGGAGAAGGAGAAGGCCAACGCGTTGTTCATCGAGATCTGACCGAAGGTGTCCTGTGCTTGCTCGTAAGCGTGAAGCGCAGCCAATTGGTGTCGCACCGCCTGGCCCTCGGCCCCCACATCGCCGAATTGCCGCCCCAGGTAGGTGTGGATGAGGGCCACGTCCAGCGCCGGCCCTGAGCGCTCCGAGATCCTCAAGGCCTGCTTCGCGGTCGCGATGGCTTCGTTGTATCGCCTGCGATAGCCATAGGTGGAGGATAGCGCAAGGGTGGCGAGCCCCAGCTGGCGTGCGTATGCCGCAGCGCTTGTGTCCATGCGCTCACCGACCGCGATGCGGACGGCTTGCTCAACGGTCATCGTGCTGTCGGAGTCCAGCCATTGCGCCAGCGCCGGTACGCGTTGGCGTATGGAGAGCGTGGTGTCCGCCCAAGTCGCGCGCAAAGAGTCCCGGGTGATCTCCTGGGCAACGGTGAGGTTCGTCAGAACAAGCGTGCAGAGCATCAGGGGGGAGCGCTGAATGGACATCAGTTCAGGGCTTTTTTGCGAGCGAAGTACATCTCCATCTCCCCCTTGCCCTTCGCCTGCACTTTCCCGCGCGGGGTGAATGTCAGGTCCGGCTCGTTCCTGACCAGTTCATAAGTAGCCCCGCTGATGTTCACCTGCCCCACCTCGCCGCTGCTCTCCATGCGGCTGGCCGTGTTCACCGTATCGCCCCAGATGTCGTACTGGAACTTCTTCACGCCCACGATGCCGGCCACCACCGGGCCGGTGTGGATACCGATGCGGATCTCGAAGTAGGGCAGCCCCGCCGCGATCTTCCGCGCCTTGCCCTCAGCGATGAAGTCGCGCATCTCGAAGGCGGCCTTGATCACATTGGTGGCGTGCGTGGTGTTCGGCGTTGGCAATCCACCGGCCGCCATGTACGCATCCCCGATGGTCTTGATCTTCTCGATGCCGTGCTTCTCGGTGATGCGGTCGAAGGCGCTGAAGCACTCGTGAATGTCGCGTATCAGTTCCTTCGGGCTGAGTTGTTCGCTCATGGCCGTGAAGCCTTTGAAGTCGGTGAAGAGTACGGTGGTGTCTTCGTAATGCCGGGCATCGGCGTGGCCTCTGGTCTTCAGCTCTTCTGCGACCTCTGCTGGAAGGATATTCAGCAACAGTCTTTCGCTGATGGCTTTCTCCTTGGCAATCACACGGTGTGAGCGGATCGTGGCGCGCAGCTGGGAGAAGATGCCCAATGCGACCAACAGAAGGAAGGCCCCACTATACCCCAAAGTGCGCTTGCGTTCGTGCTCCCTGGCCAATTCATAGGCATTCGAACGTTCCCGGTCCGCTCGGTCCGATTCCTGTAGCAGGCTATCCGCCAGCTGCTGCTGGTGGAAATCAGCGGTCATCAACTCCTTCCGAATGCCCACTGCGCTCAAACTATCACGTGCCGCAGAAGCCAGGTCCAACAGATCCATGGCATCGGCGTACCGGCCTTGCTGGGCATAAATGATCGCCAAGGTACTGGCAGCCACCTTCTGTACTTCCGCAGCACCCAATACGGTAGCCAGTTCAATGGCTTGTTCGAGCTCGCGTGCAGCCTGTGTTGTTCTGCCCTGTTCGGCATGTATGACACCCGTTACCAGCACCCCCTGAAGTTGTTGGTCCGGTCGGTCGTACCGCTTGGCCATCGACATGCGCTCCTCCTCGATGGCAAGCGCCTGCGGGAGGCTGTCGCACTCCCGGTACAATTTCGAGAGTCCATCGATCACTATGAAGTGCATTCCATTAATGTCGGAGTCGATGCGCGACCGGGTAAGGGTATACAACTCTTTGAATAGTGCTACCGCTTCCGGTCGCCTGCGCAAAAGCGCATAGACCTCGGCCTTGGTGAGTATCAGGTATACCTTGAGGGTATCCTGACCCCGCCCTAGTTCAGTAGTCAGATCCGCATAGGCCAGCGCGCTGTCCGCCACACCCTGATCAGCGTAGGTCCTGGCCATGTAGCATGCAAGGGAGAGCAGCGAGTACTTGTCGCTCGTGTCGGTCAACTGCATCGATCTTCGGAAGTGCTTCACGGCAAGCTCAGCGTCCACCGCAGTTCTACAGAGTAACCCCATGTTGTTGTATGTAAGCGCCATGCCTGCTGTATCCCCGTCCACCTCCTGCATGCGCAGTAGTTCCTTGTAAGACCGTAGTCCGGCGGTGAACCGGGAGGCTCTCCAATGCGCCACGCCCTTGTTGTTCAAATAGATCTTATAGCGTCTCCGCGCTACTTTGCGTACGGGCTCCCGCGGGTCATTCAACAGTTCTTTCGCAAGAGCGCCCATTTGGTCCAATCGCACATCCCCCACAGGGGTTTTCCAGAGATAGTCCTGCAGAGAATACAGCAGTTGCAACTGGACCGTGTCCTTCCTCGTGGTATCCAGTAAGGCGGTGAGCGAGTCGGTATAGGCCTTGTAGGCTTGCGCCTTGCAACCCAGCACCACCAGCACAAGCACACCGATCAAGAGAGTCTGCTTCATGACCGTTGGACGAAGTACATGTCCAATTCCCCCTTGCCCTTGGCCTGCACTTTGCCGCGCGGGGTGAACGTGAGCCGGTTCTCGCCCTTCACCAAGGCATAGGTGGCCTCGCTGATGTTCACCTGGCCCACCTCACCACTGCTCTCCATCCTGCTCGCCGT of Flavobacteriales bacterium contains these proteins:
- a CDS encoding response regulator — encoded protein: MRAHVTIAVSLIVLSCMVPFGTSAQALLRDTVTIQFRHISIKDGLSQGMVHAITQDRYGFMWFATKDGLNRYDGYSFKVYRHGATDSTTVRNSFINTILEDRAGRLWVGTPTGLDVFDRATETFHHLPSTDVFAQVLGATPVPVLQGHTVNHLACDALNNIWVSTNHGITRIAAKAPNEPLDGPWGFTYVHSVQAIQAVMVDSRGWLRSATDDMPYAIDTQDPELRVHAMVEVGAKTDPNAREEGRPGNSALEDTVRGRLYNVHNRGVMEVDRATNELRTLFELSHEAGIVTGHGASVDANGALWLPTRAGNLTRIDPATGKVHSIQAEAPEQRPFMPYVKCVYRDRNGLIWLGLSGYGLLTYDPRIERFNVMPGPSVRYMVPGNNGKLVLCEGNFMSQYDPKQRAYDWRIGIQEVRARTGFTEGFFGNDAVLQDRSGAYWAGKGGLVRYDHGKAALRRVIPKDGSDPALPAISSCFPLKLIDDTIWFGVDSGLFWFDPVSERYARWPYPVTPVNNPYLFVQDIHRDPQGVFWLASVKGLFRFHRASGKWEHYRNDPDDPESLSVDILFSIIGDPEEPDHYLWIGTNGGGLNRFDTRTGKVKRYTTKEGLPNDVVYGVLADDDGQLWMSTNKGIARFDPIAETFRLFTAGDGLQNDEFNRYGYCKLPDGTFCFAGVGGLNTFDPKELQDDTRPAIVRITDIKLRNESITLRAEGSPLAEPPFRSTGMEIPYSDNMVTFEFATMEYSSPGTHRYQYKLEGFDADWIATQGIHSAIYTNLDPGTYAFRVRGSNRDGYWDEQGTSFTLVVHPPWWQTWWFFTLCGIVVIGGVLAYTGSLRRTVRIRTSQLRREKDRSEDLLNNILPREVAIELKQKGTTETTFVEQSTVIFTDFKDFTGMSEQMSADELVSELNICFSAFDRIMEKHGLEKIKTIGDAYLAVGGLPQPMPDAALHGVHAALEMQETIAERRAERIAQGQVAFAMRAAVHSGPLVAGVVGQRKFQYDIWGSTVDTANELEASSEVDQVTISATTYEQVKGASGLTFTALPSFTSRDGGSLARRRVERIVAASGAPVAPPTKSIAPRQSTRKAPASMPPKSMRILLVEDNEFNALVARTELEEWFPGAKVDHAMNGAQAVESVKGNRYNVVLMDIQMPVMDGYDATRAIRALSGDKANTPILAMTANVMAAERQRCFDAGMDGFIPKPFKKEDLVGEIGRVVG
- a CDS encoding adenylate/guanylate cyclase domain-containing protein; its protein translation is MSIQRSPLMLCTLVLTNLTVAQEITRDSLRATWADTTLSIRQRVPALAQWLDSDSTMTVEQAVRIAVGERMDTSAAAYARQLGLATLALSSTYGYRRRYNEAIATAKQALRISERSGPALDVALIHTYLGRQFGDVGAEGQAVRHQLAALHAYEQAQDTFGQISMNNALAFSFSTQGINDRSIAYYERNLALVRHRRPEHEVDVMLRIADQYKAMEDLPAAMAWLDSATRVIELDGGVDRERMINWMRGDLMMDRGDCAGALAEFRLSLAAIDADPYNPPGRSWIRSRMAMACVCAKDFRAAREWAMAGLALAEEHHLRKEELDNLFPLAEAHEGLGDTREALRYFKRYHALLDSTINTESARSLSDAALTLDFEKRQLADSLLAVQRQNDAEVTIAKERSRRNLLLAAGLVAVVFGSVSYRQRRRTQRALHRSDELLLNILPEEVADELKSKGHADARHFENVTILFTDFKGFTSVAEQLTPAELVEELNTCFKAFDHIITAHGIEKIKTIGDAYMCAGGVPDPNTSSPADVVHAALEMQAFMRARKQERDARGKPAFEMRVGLHTGPVVAGIVGVKKFQYDIWGDTVNTASRMESSGEAGHINISEATYELVKGETGLTFTPRGKVQAKGKGELEMYFVERA